A single Candidatus Thalassolituus haligoni DNA region contains:
- the rsxB gene encoding electron transport complex subunit RsxB, which translates to MSTVVIAIAVLAILALIFGAVLGFAAVRFKVEGNPIVDQINDLLPQTQCGQCSYPGCKPYAEAIANGEKINKCPPGGEGTIQSLADLLGVEPEPLDAEHGAEKTLPTVAVIREDECIGCTKCIQACPVDAIIGAAKQMHTVVANECTGCDLCIEPCPVDCIDMVPVTPTTTTWYWQAPAAELIVTDRNPGLTPALSDDSDKGQAA; encoded by the coding sequence AATTCTGGCCCTGATCTTTGGTGCCGTGCTCGGCTTTGCTGCCGTACGCTTCAAGGTAGAAGGCAACCCCATCGTTGATCAAATCAACGACCTGTTACCCCAGACCCAGTGTGGCCAGTGCAGCTACCCTGGTTGCAAGCCTTACGCGGAAGCCATCGCCAATGGCGAAAAAATCAACAAATGCCCACCCGGTGGCGAAGGCACGATTCAATCATTGGCGGACTTGCTCGGTGTTGAGCCAGAGCCACTGGATGCCGAACACGGTGCCGAAAAAACCCTGCCGACGGTAGCGGTTATCCGCGAAGACGAGTGCATTGGCTGTACCAAGTGCATTCAGGCTTGCCCGGTCGATGCCATTATTGGTGCCGCCAAACAAATGCATACCGTCGTGGCCAATGAATGTACCGGCTGTGATTTATGTATTGAGCCCTGCCCGGTCGACTGCATTGATATGGTGCCTGTTACTCCAACCACGACTACCTGGTACTGGCAAGCACCCGCTGCCGAGCTGATTGTTACCGATCGCAACCCTGGTCTGACTCCTGCCCTCAGTGACGACAGCGACAAGGGGCAAGCCGCATGA
- the rsxC gene encoding electron transport complex subunit RsxC — protein MTHMIQLHSFDGGIHPAENKQQSTQRAIRSAPMAALLTLPLGQHIGAPAVPCVTVGERVLKGQTIANAQGFVSVPLHAPTSGTVVAIEDRPVPHASGLTARCLIIEPDGQEQWIEHQSLFDELGLTDLVDLDPAALVSRIRDCGIAGMGGAGFPTSVKLAVKHDDNGNSPINTLILNGAECEPYITADDMLMRERADEVIRGAQVLLHILGARRCLIGVEDNKPEAIAALNAANTALNEQHHIDVVAIPTKYPSGGEKQLIQILTGAEVPAGGIPANLGIVCQNVGTASAIYRAIYHGEPLISRITTVTGDAIKEPGNWEVALGTPVSHLLALSGYMAQQQERIIMGGPMMGFTLPDDSLPIVKTSNCLLAPGSREMPLNEAAMACIRCGMCTVACPAQLLPQQLYWFSKAEEFDKAEQHNLFDCIECGACSYVCPSQIPLVQYYRHAKGAIREERAAQEKSERARERFERRLARQEREAAEKEAKRKARAEAAAQAAADKKAAAESAAAQTTATPAPTASTAALGSPALEKLQKQLSASQTAISKTKEKLAAAQLALAAGNEDQQAKVDALESALVKTQTRMKDLAKDIATEKKALKAQSVASVASDTVTGPDKGDPNSPERLQRKWETAQARLDTALKRLEEAKTQGLDTVAALETGITNQQLRVDEAKAAWQAAANPIKPKPVTPEPATSESVNNAQTDIETLRKKILATQDRLNKAQERLTMAREQDQDTVDALTLGVNKQHDKLNALTRQLDELEQLSGATTTSGAL, from the coding sequence ATGACCCATATGATTCAGCTGCACAGTTTTGATGGGGGCATTCATCCGGCCGAAAACAAGCAGCAAAGTACCCAACGTGCGATTCGTAGCGCGCCAATGGCAGCACTGCTGACGCTGCCATTAGGCCAGCATATTGGTGCACCGGCCGTGCCTTGCGTAACCGTGGGTGAGCGTGTACTCAAGGGCCAGACAATCGCCAACGCCCAGGGCTTTGTCAGCGTCCCCTTGCATGCACCCACTTCCGGTACGGTGGTAGCGATTGAAGACCGCCCCGTCCCTCATGCTTCTGGCTTGACCGCTCGGTGTCTGATCATCGAGCCAGACGGCCAGGAACAGTGGATCGAGCACCAGAGTCTGTTTGATGAGCTGGGGCTGACCGATCTGGTCGATCTGGATCCCGCCGCACTGGTGAGCCGTATTCGCGACTGCGGTATTGCCGGTATGGGTGGCGCAGGTTTTCCGACCTCAGTGAAACTCGCCGTCAAACACGATGACAACGGCAACAGCCCGATCAACACCCTGATTCTCAACGGCGCGGAATGTGAGCCCTATATCACCGCCGATGACATGCTGATGCGCGAGCGCGCAGACGAAGTGATTCGTGGTGCTCAGGTGCTGCTGCATATTCTGGGTGCCAGACGCTGTCTGATCGGCGTTGAAGACAACAAACCCGAAGCCATTGCCGCCCTGAATGCCGCCAACACAGCGCTTAACGAGCAACATCACATCGACGTCGTTGCCATCCCCACCAAATACCCGTCCGGCGGCGAAAAGCAGCTGATCCAGATTCTGACCGGCGCGGAAGTCCCTGCCGGTGGCATTCCGGCCAACCTGGGTATCGTTTGTCAGAACGTCGGCACCGCCAGCGCGATTTACCGGGCGATCTATCATGGCGAGCCGCTGATCAGCCGTATTACCACCGTCACCGGTGACGCCATTAAAGAACCCGGCAACTGGGAAGTGGCCCTGGGTACGCCGGTGTCGCACCTGCTGGCGTTGTCTGGCTACATGGCCCAACAGCAGGAACGTATCATCATGGGTGGCCCAATGATGGGCTTTACCCTGCCGGATGATTCGTTACCTATTGTCAAAACCAGCAATTGCCTGCTGGCCCCCGGCAGCCGCGAGATGCCGCTCAACGAAGCCGCCATGGCCTGCATTCGTTGTGGCATGTGCACCGTTGCTTGCCCGGCGCAATTACTGCCACAGCAACTGTACTGGTTCAGCAAAGCGGAAGAATTCGACAAGGCCGAGCAACACAACTTGTTCGATTGTATTGAATGCGGTGCCTGTTCCTACGTTTGCCCCAGTCAGATTCCGCTGGTGCAGTACTATCGTCATGCCAAAGGTGCGATCCGCGAAGAACGTGCCGCGCAAGAAAAATCCGAACGTGCTCGCGAACGCTTCGAGCGCCGCCTGGCTCGCCAGGAACGCGAAGCAGCCGAAAAAGAAGCCAAGCGTAAAGCGCGTGCCGAAGCGGCTGCCCAGGCAGCTGCCGACAAAAAAGCCGCTGCTGAATCTGCCGCTGCCCAAACGACTGCGACACCGGCTCCCACCGCCAGCACCGCTGCACTGGGTTCTCCGGCATTGGAAAAACTGCAAAAACAGCTGAGCGCCAGCCAAACCGCGATCAGTAAAACCAAGGAAAAACTGGCGGCAGCGCAGCTGGCGCTGGCGGCGGGTAATGAAGATCAGCAAGCCAAGGTCGACGCCCTGGAAAGTGCCCTGGTCAAAACCCAGACCCGGATGAAAGACCTGGCCAAAGACATTGCGACCGAGAAAAAAGCCCTCAAGGCACAGTCGGTAGCCAGTGTTGCAAGCGATACAGTAACCGGCCCCGACAAAGGTGATCCCAACAGCCCGGAACGACTGCAACGCAAATGGGAAACAGCCCAGGCGCGTCTCGACACCGCTCTCAAACGTCTGGAAGAAGCCAAGACCCAGGGACTGGATACGGTGGCTGCGCTGGAAACCGGCATCACCAATCAACAGCTGCGGGTCGACGAGGCCAAAGCAGCCTGGCAAGCGGCAGCAAACCCGATAAAACCAAAACCCGTAACACCAGAACCGGCAACCTCAGAATCGGTAAACAATGCACAGACCGATATCGAAACGCTGCGGAAAAAAATACTGGCAACACAAGACCGCCTCAACAAGGCTCAGGAACGACTGACGATGGCCAGGGAGCAAGACCAGGATACGGTTGATGCCCTGACTTTGGGCGTCAACAAACAACACGACAAATTAAACGCCCTGACCCGACAACTGGATGAGCTGGAACAGCTATCCGGGGCAACCACCACAAGCGGAGCCCTGTAA
- the rsxD gene encoding electron transport complex subunit RsxD: MALITLSSPHAHGHNSTRKVMLTVTLATLPGLAVMTGLFGFGNLINVVLAALVAMATEALVLSIRQRPVMFFLKDNSALLTGVLIGLALPPLAPWWITLVATAFAIVFAKQLYGGMGNNPFNPAMIGYALVLISFPVQMTTNWAVSSQMGGSTAGLGDALSIIFTGAGGSADAFTGATPLDAYKHLISNKTAVEVLTESTFNGWLNGGWEWVNLAFMAGGLVLIWQRIITWHIPVAMLAGLSLCSLILGWDADMYTPTSLHLLSGATMLGAFFIATDPVSAATTPLGKLIYGAGIGILLYVIRSWGSYPDAVAFAVLLMNFAAPFIDAYTQPRTYGHTKANRGLNNRGPKKPEAK, from the coding sequence ATGGCGTTGATCACCCTTTCTTCCCCTCACGCACACGGTCACAACAGCACCCGCAAGGTGATGCTGACGGTCACCCTGGCCACCTTACCGGGGCTGGCCGTCATGACCGGCCTGTTCGGATTTGGCAACCTGATCAACGTGGTACTGGCCGCACTGGTTGCGATGGCGACCGAAGCCCTGGTACTGAGTATTCGTCAGCGCCCGGTGATGTTCTTCCTGAAAGACAACAGTGCGCTGCTGACCGGTGTACTGATCGGTCTGGCCTTGCCGCCACTGGCGCCCTGGTGGATCACGCTGGTGGCCACTGCTTTTGCGATTGTATTTGCCAAACAACTATACGGTGGCATGGGTAATAACCCGTTTAACCCGGCCATGATTGGGTACGCGCTGGTATTGATTTCCTTTCCGGTACAAATGACCACCAACTGGGCAGTGTCCAGCCAGATGGGGGGTTCCACTGCCGGATTGGGCGATGCCCTGTCGATCATTTTTACCGGTGCCGGTGGCAGTGCCGACGCTTTCACCGGGGCCACGCCTCTGGATGCTTACAAACATCTGATCAGCAACAAAACCGCCGTCGAAGTGCTGACAGAATCGACGTTTAATGGCTGGCTTAACGGTGGCTGGGAATGGGTCAACCTGGCCTTTATGGCCGGAGGGCTGGTACTTATATGGCAACGTATTATCACCTGGCATATTCCCGTAGCGATGCTCGCCGGACTGTCGCTGTGCTCGCTGATCCTGGGCTGGGATGCCGACATGTACACCCCAACGTCGCTGCATCTGCTCAGTGGCGCGACCATGCTGGGGGCTTTTTTTATTGCCACCGACCCGGTATCCGCTGCGACCACTCCGCTGGGCAAACTGATCTATGGTGCCGGTATCGGTATTTTGCTCTATGTTATTCGCAGCTGGGGGTCCTACCCGGATGCGGTGGCCTTTGCCGTGTTACTGATGAACTTCGCCGCCCCCTTTATTGACGCCTACACCCAGCCACGCACTTATGGTCATACCAAAGCCAATCGCGGCCTCAACAACCGAGGCCCAAAAAAGCCGGAGGCTAAATAA
- the rsxG gene encoding electron transport complex subunit RsxG, with amino-acid sequence MQELLASIQRNAIGLGLFAIVTAGAIAVAQVGTADRIAHNMRLAQSQALNEIVPANQYDNDLLADVIPVDERFNQQLLGPLPDDATIHLARRHGQVDTVILPVVAPDGYTMEIGLLVGIHADGSIAGVRVISHRETPGLGDKIDLKKSRWVMEFNGKSLASPGENAWAVKKDGGSFDQFTGATITPRAVVAAVKHALRFFEQHKTQLLSYPLAAPASHVENN; translated from the coding sequence ATGCAGGAACTGCTTGCTTCCATTCAGCGTAACGCCATCGGTCTGGGTCTGTTTGCCATTGTCACAGCCGGGGCCATTGCCGTCGCGCAAGTAGGTACTGCGGATCGTATTGCCCATAACATGCGCTTGGCCCAATCACAGGCATTGAACGAAATCGTCCCGGCAAACCAGTACGACAACGACCTGCTAGCCGATGTCATTCCTGTCGATGAACGCTTTAACCAGCAGTTACTGGGGCCGCTCCCCGACGATGCCACTATCCATCTGGCGCGCCGCCATGGCCAGGTCGATACGGTGATCCTGCCGGTGGTAGCACCCGACGGTTACACCATGGAAATTGGTCTGCTGGTGGGGATTCACGCCGACGGCAGCATCGCCGGAGTACGCGTCATCAGCCACCGCGAAACCCCCGGACTGGGTGACAAGATCGATCTGAAAAAATCCCGATGGGTGATGGAATTCAACGGCAAGTCGCTGGCATCTCCTGGTGAAAACGCCTGGGCTGTGAAAAAAGACGGCGGCAGTTTTGACCAGTTCACCGGGGCGACGATCACCCCGCGAGCCGTCGTTGCGGCGGTCAAACACGCCCTGCGTTTTTTTGAACAACATAAAACCCAACTGCTGAGCTACCCGCTAGCAGCACCCGCCAGCCACGTGGAGAACAACTGA
- a CDS encoding electron transport complex subunit E has translation MATKSLRDISLDGLWNNNPALVQLLGLCPLLAVTGSVVNALGLGLATMMVLVGSNFAVSLIRNHVPDAVRLPAFVMIIASFTTVAELVMQAFTYELYQVLGIFIPLIVTNCAILGRADAFACKNPVIPSIVDGFMMALGFTTVLVILGAMREILGQGVLFSNMQLLFGPSAVNWKIELFSNYPDFLFAILPPGAFMAMGILIALKNIIDGRIKAAAEATKAPIEVGGKRVRVTGKIS, from the coding sequence ATGGCAACCAAATCGCTGCGGGATATTTCCCTCGATGGCTTATGGAACAACAATCCGGCACTGGTGCAGCTGCTTGGCCTCTGTCCGCTGCTGGCCGTCACCGGTTCGGTAGTGAATGCTCTCGGTCTTGGCCTGGCCACCATGATGGTACTGGTCGGCTCCAACTTTGCGGTATCACTGATTCGCAACCACGTCCCGGACGCCGTGCGGTTACCCGCGTTTGTGATGATTATCGCCTCGTTTACTACCGTGGCTGAACTGGTGATGCAAGCGTTTACTTACGAGCTGTATCAGGTATTGGGCATTTTTATCCCGTTAATCGTCACCAACTGCGCGATTCTCGGACGGGCCGATGCCTTTGCCTGCAAAAACCCGGTAATCCCCTCCATTGTCGACGGTTTCATGATGGCTCTGGGGTTCACCACCGTGCTGGTTATCCTCGGTGCGATGCGCGAAATACTGGGCCAGGGAGTACTCTTCTCGAACATGCAGTTGCTGTTTGGCCCATCAGCCGTCAACTGGAAAATCGAGCTATTCAGCAACTATCCCGATTTCCTTTTTGCAATTTTGCCGCCCGGTGCCTTTATGGCCATGGGCATTTTGATTGCCCTGAAAAATATTATTGATGGCCGTATCAAAGCCGCTGCCGAAGCGACAAAAGCCCCGATTGAAGTGGGCGGTAAGCGTGTACGGGTCACTGGCAAGATCAGCTGA
- a CDS encoding amino acid ABC transporter substrate-binding protein, protein MLKQVTMAATGLVLGLSITAQAGTLEDVQKRGAVSCGVSTGLAGFSQKDEKGNWSGIDVDVCRAVAAAVLGDASKVQYKPLTAKERFTALQSGEVDMLSRNTTWTLTRDASLGLNFVGVNYYDGQGFMVSKNLGVSSVNDLDGATVCIQAGTTTELNLADYFRAHGMEYTAITFDTSDQTRAGFESGRCDVLTSDQSQLYALRIGLQKPGNAMVLPEVISKEPLGPVVRQGDDAWFNIVKWSLAAIIEAEYLGISSATAATAAKSGTPEQKRLLGSDGDAGSKLGLSADWANNIVSQVGNYSEVFERNVGSGSPLKIARGLNAQWNKGGIMYSNPIR, encoded by the coding sequence ATGTTGAAACAGGTGACGATGGCGGCAACAGGCCTCGTACTCGGTCTTTCCATAACCGCGCAGGCAGGCACGCTGGAGGATGTCCAGAAACGTGGTGCGGTGTCCTGTGGTGTCAGCACCGGACTGGCTGGCTTCTCGCAAAAAGATGAAAAAGGTAACTGGAGTGGTATCGATGTCGATGTCTGTCGCGCCGTTGCTGCGGCCGTATTGGGTGATGCCAGCAAGGTGCAGTACAAACCTCTGACCGCCAAGGAGCGTTTTACCGCTCTGCAATCTGGCGAAGTCGATATGCTATCGCGCAATACCACCTGGACCCTGACTCGTGATGCCTCTCTGGGCCTGAACTTCGTGGGTGTGAACTACTACGATGGCCAGGGTTTTATGGTGTCGAAGAACCTCGGCGTCAGCAGCGTTAACGACCTCGACGGCGCTACCGTGTGCATCCAGGCAGGTACAACAACAGAGCTGAATCTGGCCGATTATTTCCGCGCCCACGGCATGGAATACACCGCCATTACCTTTGATACCTCTGACCAGACCCGTGCCGGTTTTGAAAGCGGCCGCTGCGACGTCCTGACGTCTGATCAATCCCAGCTGTACGCCTTGCGTATTGGCTTGCAAAAGCCGGGAAACGCGATGGTATTACCGGAAGTGATTTCCAAAGAGCCACTAGGCCCGGTCGTACGCCAGGGCGACGATGCCTGGTTTAATATCGTCAAATGGTCGCTGGCGGCGATCATCGAAGCTGAATACCTCGGCATCAGCAGCGCCACTGCCGCCACTGCCGCCAAGTCCGGCACCCCGGAACAGAAACGTCTGCTCGGCAGCGACGGTGACGCAGGCTCGAAACTCGGCCTCAGCGCCGACTGGGCCAATAATATTGTCTCCCAGGTCGGTAACTACAGTGAGGTCTTCGAACGTAATGTCGGTTCCGGCTCACCTCTGAAGATCGCCCGGGGTCTGAACGCCCAGTGGAATAAAGGCGGCATCATGTATTCCAACCCGATTCGTTGA
- a CDS encoding amino acid ABC transporter permease yields MTNGTRPTQPAGSAPAFYNNPHVRALFYQLLLVVGIGYLVFLIISNTLANMEARGIKTGFDFLSTTAGFDILMTLVDYDATHTYLDTFIVGLLNTLLVGAIGIVLSTLIGFVMGVAYFSNNWLVQRLSVVYVEIFRNIPLLLQIFFWYFAVLAALPSARNSFSLGEAFFLNIRGLYLPKLIGEPGSGLVYGTVVAAIIGIFVLHRWAKRKQELQGVQLPVVRLSLALLIGLPLLATLVTGIPFALEYPELKGFNFRGGITIIPELMALALALSIYTGAFIAEAVRAGIQAVPHGQTEAARSIGLKDSQIMKLIVVPQAMRVIVPMLNSEYQSLVKNSTLATAIGYPDLFTVFVGTTLNQTGQAIEIVFMTLTVFFVINMTISFVMNWFNHKVSLAERK; encoded by the coding sequence ATGACCAACGGTACGCGCCCCACCCAGCCTGCGGGCTCGGCTCCCGCGTTTTATAACAATCCCCATGTCCGCGCCCTGTTTTACCAGCTGCTTCTGGTAGTCGGGATTGGCTACCTCGTTTTTCTGATTATCAGTAATACCCTGGCTAATATGGAAGCCCGCGGCATCAAGACCGGCTTCGACTTCCTCAGTACCACCGCCGGGTTCGATATTCTGATGACCCTGGTGGACTACGACGCCACCCATACCTATCTCGATACTTTTATCGTCGGCCTGCTGAATACCTTATTGGTGGGTGCGATTGGCATTGTCCTGTCCACTCTGATCGGCTTTGTCATGGGCGTTGCCTACTTTTCCAACAACTGGCTGGTACAGCGCCTGTCGGTGGTGTACGTCGAAATATTCCGCAACATTCCCCTGTTATTACAAATTTTCTTCTGGTACTTCGCCGTGTTGGCCGCGCTGCCAAGTGCACGGAACAGCTTCAGTCTGGGGGAAGCCTTTTTCCTTAATATTCGTGGTCTTTACCTGCCGAAACTGATCGGTGAACCCGGTTCCGGTCTGGTTTACGGCACTGTTGTTGCTGCGATTATTGGTATCTTTGTGCTGCATCGCTGGGCCAAACGCAAACAAGAGCTGCAAGGGGTGCAACTGCCCGTAGTGCGGCTGTCACTGGCGTTGCTGATCGGTTTACCACTGCTGGCGACTCTGGTAACCGGCATTCCTTTCGCACTGGAATATCCGGAATTAAAAGGCTTTAACTTCCGTGGCGGCATCACCATCATCCCGGAACTGATGGCGCTGGCGCTGGCGCTGAGCATCTATACCGGTGCGTTTATTGCCGAAGCCGTACGGGCTGGCATACAGGCCGTTCCCCACGGCCAGACCGAAGCCGCCCGCAGCATCGGCCTGAAAGACAGCCAGATCATGAAGCTGATTGTCGTGCCACAAGCCATGCGGGTGATTGTGCCCATGCTCAACAGCGAATATCAGTCACTGGTGAAAAACTCGACCCTGGCGACCGCCATCGGTTATCCCGACCTGTTTACTGTATTTGTCGGCACCACGCTGAACCAGACCGGCCAGGCCATTGAGATTGTCTTTATGACCCTGACCGTGTTCTTCGTCATCAACATGACCATTTCCTTCGTGATGAACTGGTTCAACCACAAAGTCAGCCTGGCAGAGAGGAAATAA